In Pseudomonas nunensis, a single window of DNA contains:
- a CDS encoding Ig-like domain-containing protein — protein MWWNNGKSKKAQGARVLASPMIMSLEPRMLFDGAVAATVADAAQPDSHPTADAAKPPAADHPTASKDTHGQADNASAATSAPAATPTAVPGQSVVFVDSRIKDTDSLLNGVAPGTEVVTLDASKDGLQQIAAYLDTHQGVSSVQIIAHGYSGDLWLGNSYLSADNVAARSDVLAQIGKDMNVGGDILIYACNTGEGERGVSFVDSLAQLTGRDIAASTNRTGVGGDWNLEITTGSIESRSVLSDASMAGYQYSLATVTVLNNSDSGVGSLRTALSNAVAGDTVTFNTSMIVGLNTQLTITKNVTIDGDLNNDGVADVTLNGQYKTRVLQVNSGVTATFDGLVIKQGMVAGVGAAAGTDGAGAMGGGILNSGNLTLRNVTVTDNAASGGGGGGGVTAPYVGGAVGGGGGGGGALGGQTGGHGGTAGFGTGVYAGTAGGAGSGGNGGTYNSNYMGGHGGTTTGGAGGLGASNYSNGGNGGTATNGTVSIGGGGGGSGWDKVGRAGSSAAGGIYNASTGTLTVVGTSVISNNVAAGGGGGGGGGNGGSSDPGGAGGKGVGAIWNKGTLLMTAANFGAMAGNAGGSGSGGQASGGGGTGSSPAAVSNIFNDGGTLNTNYAPDVTPPTVSSIVVGTTNLNSGGTSLVTITFSEAVNNFTNADLTVANGTLSAVSSSDGGITWTATLTAAGNINAPTNAITLDTTGVQDLAGNVGTGSGTSNNYVIHDTVAPTASIVVADTALNSSETSLVTITFSEAVTGFTNADLTIANGTLTAVSSSDGGVTWTATFTPTAGITDTTNLITLDKTGVQDLSGNAGLGVINSNNYAIDTQRPTATIVVTDTALKIGETSLVTFTFSEAVTGFTNADLTIANGTLTAVSSSDGGITWTATFTPTASINDTTNLITLANTGISDTAGNTGTGTTDSNNYAIDTVRPTATIVVADNALSIGETSLVTITFSEAVSGFTNADLTIANGTLTAVSSSDGGITWTATFTPTASINDSTNLITLANTGVQDLSGNAGTGTTNSNNYAIDTQRPTATIVVADNALKIGETSLVTITFSEAVTGFTNADLTIANGTLTAVSSSDGGITWTATFTPTASINDATNLITLDNTGVSDTAGNAGTGTTDSNNYAIDTVRPTATIVVADNALRIGETSLVTITFSEAVTGFTNADLSIANGTLTAVSSSDGGITWTATFTPTTSITDATNLITLNNTGISDTSGNAGSGTTDSNNYAIDTVRPTATIVLADPTLSAGETSLVTITFSEAVSGFTNADLSIANGTLTAVSSSDGGITWTATFTPTAGINDATNVITLANTGVADLAGNAGAGTTNSGNYTIDTVAPTATIVVADNALNIGETSLVTVTFSEAVTGFSNADLTIANGTLTAVSSSDGGITWTATFTPTSAITDATNLITLDNTGVQNASGNAGSGTTNSNNYAIDTVRPTATVVVADPTLAAGQTSLVTITFSEAVTGLTLADFTVANGALSGLTTSDNITYTATFTPSASVNDATNLITLDNTGVADVAGNAGSGTTDSNNYVIDSLRPTATIVVADPILSAGETSLVTITFSEAVSGFDNSDLSVPNGTLSAVSSSDGGITWTATFTPTVGVRDTTNLITLNNTGVTDIAGNTGTGTTNSANFSIDTVLPTATIVVADTALNIGETSLVTVTFSEAVTGFSNADLTIANGTLTAVSSSDGGITWTATFTPTSAITDATNLITLDNTGVQNASGNAGSGTTDSNNYAIDTQRPTATIVVADPTLAAGQTSLVTITFSEAVSGFTNADLSIANGTLTAVSSSDGGVTWTATFTPTASINDATNLITLDNTGVADLAGNAGSGTTDSNNYVIDSLRPTATIVVADPTLSAGETSLVTITFSEAVSGFDNSDLSVPNGTLSAVSSSDGGITWTATFTPTVGVKDTTNLIVLNNTGVTDIAGNTGTGTTNSANFTIDTVLPTATIVVADTSLNIGETSLVTVTFSEAVTGFSNADLTIANGTLTAVSSSDGGITWTATFTPTSAITDATNLITLDNTGVQNASGNAGSGTTDSNNYAIDTQRPTATIVVADPALGVGQTTLVTITFSEAVSGFDNSDLTIDNATLSNVSSSDGGITWTATLTPLAGITDTSNIVRLDNTGVQDLSGNAGSGTTDSNNYAVDSQRPTATIVLSDTTLKPGETSLVTITFSEAVSGFDNSDLTIANGTLSAVSSSDGGITWTATFTPTIGVTDATNVITLNNTGIADVAGNAGAGTTDSANYVVETSLPTATIVVADNALKAGETSAVTITFSEAVSGFTNADLTIANGTLSNVSSSDGGITWTATFTPTTNVTGTTNLISLDNTGVINGSGNSGVGVTNSNNYAIDTARPTATIVVADNRLGIGETTTVTITFTEAVSGFDLSDLSVANGNLSNLLSSDGGKTWTATLTPTANINDTTNLILLDSSNVADAAGNAGAGIAISNNYALDATRPTATIVVANPNLGMGQTTLVTITFSEAVNNFDLSDLSVTNGELTNLASSDGGKTWIGTFTPTANITDPSNFIALDTSNVSDLAGNTGDGVAVSNNYVIDGERPTATVVVANPNLGVGQTSLVTFTFNEAVSGFDLSDVNVANGTLSNLSSNDGGKTWTATLTPTSNLSNANNAISLNVAGVTDGSGNAGSGTSQSNGYAINTVPAPSATIVVVPPDPEFRVSQPVTVPDQPHLPLQPVIFAAPTGTLASPLTFAPLFEDRVLGDGIRPLGDIFINRGALAPSFIAQVFSSSDSGTGDGSGHGFLGFGGGDGGVFSTSTLSSLFNQDTSAERDSLNSFGSHSIRGGDAAQGLRGVFGAPSLSQQLQEIKDTEQRQVNSLAAALQQVGISEMQA, from the coding sequence ATGTGGTGGAACAACGGCAAGTCGAAAAAGGCCCAGGGCGCTCGCGTGCTGGCATCGCCGATGATCATGTCCCTGGAACCGCGCATGCTGTTCGACGGCGCGGTTGCGGCCACCGTGGCCGATGCGGCCCAGCCCGACAGTCACCCCACGGCTGACGCTGCCAAGCCGCCAGCGGCCGATCACCCGACCGCCAGCAAAGACACGCATGGCCAGGCGGACAACGCCTCCGCCGCGACCTCCGCACCTGCGGCAACACCTACTGCCGTACCCGGCCAGAGCGTGGTGTTCGTCGATTCACGCATCAAAGACACCGACAGCCTGCTCAACGGCGTGGCACCGGGCACCGAAGTGGTGACACTGGATGCCAGCAAGGACGGCTTGCAGCAGATCGCCGCTTACCTCGACACCCATCAGGGCGTGAGCTCGGTGCAGATCATCGCCCACGGCTATTCCGGCGACCTGTGGCTGGGCAACAGCTACCTGTCGGCGGATAACGTCGCCGCGCGTAGCGACGTGCTGGCGCAGATCGGCAAGGATATGAACGTCGGTGGCGACATCCTGATCTACGCCTGCAATACCGGCGAAGGTGAGCGTGGCGTGAGTTTTGTCGATTCGCTGGCGCAACTCACCGGCCGCGATATTGCCGCGTCCACCAACCGTACCGGTGTGGGCGGCGACTGGAACCTGGAAATCACCACCGGCAGCATCGAAAGCCGCAGCGTGTTGTCCGACGCGTCCATGGCCGGTTACCAGTACAGCCTGGCGACGGTGACCGTGCTCAATAACAGCGACAGCGGCGTGGGTTCTTTGCGTACCGCCCTGTCCAATGCCGTGGCCGGTGACACCGTCACCTTCAACACCAGCATGATCGTCGGGCTGAACACGCAGCTGACCATCACCAAGAACGTCACGATTGATGGTGACCTGAATAACGACGGCGTTGCCGACGTCACCCTTAACGGTCAGTACAAAACCCGCGTGCTGCAGGTGAACTCCGGCGTCACCGCGACCTTCGATGGCCTGGTCATCAAGCAGGGCATGGTGGCCGGTGTAGGCGCGGCGGCGGGTACGGACGGCGCCGGGGCGATGGGCGGCGGTATTCTTAACTCCGGCAACCTGACCCTCAGAAACGTCACGGTGACCGATAACGCGGCCTCGGGCGGCGGTGGCGGCGGTGGTGTCACCGCTCCTTATGTCGGCGGTGCGGTTGGTGGCGGCGGTGGCGGTGGCGGTGCACTGGGTGGTCAAACCGGTGGTCATGGCGGCACCGCCGGTTTCGGCACTGGTGTGTATGCCGGTACGGCCGGCGGGGCGGGCAGTGGCGGTAATGGCGGTACCTACAACTCCAATTACATGGGCGGTCACGGCGGTACGACCACCGGCGGTGCTGGCGGCCTCGGCGCTTCCAACTACAGTAACGGCGGCAACGGTGGCACGGCGACCAACGGCACCGTGTCCATTGGCGGTGGCGGCGGTGGCTCCGGTTGGGACAAGGTCGGCCGGGCCGGTTCTTCGGCAGCCGGCGGCATCTACAACGCTTCCACCGGCACCCTGACGGTCGTCGGTACGTCGGTGATCTCCAACAACGTCGCGGCCGGTGGTGGCGGTGGCGGCGGTGGTGGCAACGGCGGTTCCAGTGACCCAGGTGGCGCGGGCGGCAAAGGCGTCGGCGCGATCTGGAACAAAGGCACGCTGTTGATGACGGCGGCCAACTTCGGCGCCATGGCCGGCAATGCCGGCGGCAGCGGTTCGGGCGGACAGGCATCGGGCGGCGGCGGCACCGGCAGCTCTCCGGCCGCTGTCAGCAACATCTTCAACGACGGCGGCACGCTCAATACCAACTACGCACCGGACGTGACCCCGCCGACCGTATCGAGCATCGTGGTCGGCACCACCAACCTGAACTCCGGCGGCACCTCGCTGGTGACCATCACTTTCAGTGAGGCCGTGAACAATTTCACCAACGCCGACCTGACCGTGGCCAACGGTACGCTGAGCGCAGTCAGCAGCAGCGACGGCGGCATCACCTGGACCGCGACCCTGACGGCGGCGGGCAATATCAATGCACCGACCAACGCCATTACCCTCGACACCACCGGTGTGCAGGACTTGGCGGGCAACGTCGGCACCGGTTCCGGCACCTCCAACAACTACGTGATCCACGACACCGTGGCGCCGACCGCGTCCATCGTGGTCGCGGACACCGCGCTCAACAGCAGCGAAACCTCGCTGGTGACCATCACCTTCAGCGAAGCCGTGACCGGTTTCACCAACGCCGACCTGACCATCGCCAACGGCACGTTGACGGCGGTGAGCAGCAGCGACGGCGGCGTCACCTGGACCGCGACTTTCACGCCGACCGCCGGCATCACTGACACCACCAACCTGATCACCCTGGACAAGACTGGCGTGCAGGATCTGTCCGGCAATGCCGGGCTCGGTGTGATCAACTCGAACAACTACGCGATCGACACCCAGCGCCCGACGGCGACCATCGTGGTGACGGACACCGCGCTGAAAATCGGCGAAACCTCGCTGGTGACCTTCACCTTCAGCGAGGCTGTGACCGGTTTCACCAACGCCGACCTGACCATCGCCAACGGCACGCTTACGGCCGTGAGCAGCAGTGACGGCGGCATCACCTGGACGGCGACCTTCACGCCGACCGCCAGCATCAATGACACGACCAACCTGATCACCCTGGCCAACACCGGGATCAGCGACACGGCCGGCAACACCGGTACCGGCACCACTGATTCGAACAACTATGCGATCGACACCGTGCGCCCGACCGCGACCATCGTCGTGGCCGACAACGCGCTGAGCATTGGCGAAACCTCGCTGGTGACCATCACCTTCAGCGAGGCCGTGAGCGGTTTCACCAACGCCGACCTGACCATCGCTAACGGCACACTCACCGCCGTGAGCAGCAGCGACGGCGGTATCACCTGGACGGCGACCTTCACCCCAACCGCCAGCATCAATGACTCCACCAACCTGATCACCCTGGCCAACACCGGCGTGCAGGACCTGTCCGGCAATGCCGGCACCGGTACGACCAACTCCAACAACTACGCGATCGACACCCAGCGCCCGACCGCAACCATCGTCGTGGCCGACAATGCGCTGAAAATCGGCGAAACCTCGCTGGTGACCATCACCTTCAGCGAAGCCGTGACCGGTTTCACCAACGCTGATCTGACGATTGCCAACGGCACGCTCACCGCGGTGAGCAGCAGCGACGGCGGCATCACCTGGACCGCGACGTTCACACCAACCGCCAGCATCAACGACGCGACCAACCTGATCACCCTGGACAACACCGGGGTCAGCGACACGGCGGGCAACGCCGGCACGGGCACCACCGATTCCAATAATTACGCCATCGACACCGTGCGCCCAACGGCAACCATCGTAGTGGCGGACAACGCGCTGAGAATCGGCGAAACCTCGCTGGTGACTATCACCTTCAGCGAGGCCGTGACCGGTTTCACCAACGCTGACCTGAGCATCGCCAACGGTACGCTGACGGCGGTGAGCAGCAGCGACGGCGGTATCACCTGGACCGCGACCTTCACGCCAACCACCAGCATCACTGACGCGACCAACCTGATCACCCTGAACAACACCGGGATCAGCGACACGTCGGGTAACGCCGGCAGCGGCACCACCGATTCCAACAACTACGCCATCGATACCGTGCGCCCAACCGCGACTATCGTCCTGGCCGACCCGACCCTGAGTGCCGGCGAAACCTCGCTGGTGACCATCACCTTCAGCGAAGCGGTCAGCGGTTTCACCAACGCCGACCTGAGCATCGCCAACGGCACGTTGACCGCCGTGAGCAGCAGCGACGGTGGCATCACTTGGACTGCGACTTTCACCCCGACTGCCGGCATCAATGACGCGACCAACGTCATCACCCTGGCCAATACCGGCGTGGCTGACCTGGCTGGCAACGCCGGCGCGGGCACCACCAACTCCGGCAATTACACCATCGATACCGTGGCGCCGACGGCGACCATCGTGGTCGCGGACAACGCGCTGAACATTGGTGAAACCTCGCTGGTGACAGTGACTTTCTCTGAAGCCGTGACCGGTTTCAGCAACGCCGATCTGACCATCGCCAACGGTACACTCACCGCCGTGAGCAGCAGCGACGGCGGCATTACCTGGACAGCGACGTTTACACCGACCAGCGCCATCACCGACGCGACCAACCTGATCACCCTGGACAACACTGGCGTACAAAACGCCTCGGGTAACGCCGGCAGCGGCACTACCAATTCCAACAACTACGCCATCGACACCGTGCGTCCAACCGCGACTGTCGTGGTGGCTGACCCAACCCTGGCGGCGGGTCAAACCTCGCTGGTGACCATCACCTTCAGCGAAGCGGTGACCGGCCTGACCCTCGCCGACTTCACTGTCGCGAACGGCGCCCTTTCCGGCCTGACCACCAGCGACAACATCACCTACACCGCGACCTTCACGCCAAGCGCGAGCGTCAACGACGCGACCAACCTCATCACGCTGGACAACACCGGTGTCGCGGACGTGGCCGGCAACGCTGGCTCGGGCACCACCGATTCCAACAACTACGTGATCGACAGCCTGCGTCCGACCGCCACCATCGTGGTCGCCGACCCGATCCTGAGTGCGGGCGAAACTTCGCTGGTAACCATCACTTTCAGCGAAGCGGTCAGCGGTTTCGACAACAGCGATTTGAGCGTGCCGAATGGCACCTTGAGTGCGGTGAGCAGCAGCGACGGCGGCATCACCTGGACCGCAACTTTCACGCCGACAGTGGGCGTGCGGGATACCACCAACCTGATCACCCTGAACAACACCGGGGTGACCGACATTGCCGGCAACACGGGCACCGGCACCACCAACTCGGCCAACTTCAGCATCGACACCGTGCTGCCGACCGCCACCATCGTGGTTGCCGACACTGCGCTGAACATCGGTGAAACCTCACTGGTGACCGTAACCTTCTCTGAAGCCGTGACCGGTTTCAGCAATGCCGATTTGACCATCGCCAACGGCACACTCACGGCGGTAAGCAGCAGCGACGGCGGCATTACCTGGACGGCAACGTTTACGCCGACCAGCGCGATCACCGATGCGACCAACCTGATCACTCTGGACAACACTGGCGTACAAAACGCCTCGGGCAACGCCGGTAGCGGCACCACCGACTCCAACAACTACGCCATCGACACCCAGCGTCCAACCGCGACCATTGTGGTGGCCGACCCAACCCTGGCGGCGGGCCAAACCTCGCTGGTGACCATCACGTTCAGCGAAGCGGTGAGCGGTTTTACCAACGCCGACCTGAGCATCGCCAACGGCACATTGACCGCCGTCAGCAGCAGCGACGGCGGCGTGACCTGGACCGCGACTTTCACCCCGACCGCGAGCATCAACGACGCGACCAACCTCATTACGCTGGACAACACCGGTGTCGCGGACCTGGCCGGCAACGCGGGTTCGGGCACTACCGATTCCAACAATTACGTGATCGACAGCCTGCGTCCGACCGCGACCATCGTGGTCGCCGATCCGACCCTGAGCGCGGGCGAAACTTCGCTGGTGACTATCACTTTCAGTGAAGCGGTCAGCGGTTTCGACAACAGCGATTTGAGCGTGCCGAATGGCACCTTGAGTGCGGTGAGCAGCAGTGACGGTGGGATTACCTGGACCGCGACCTTCACCCCGACAGTCGGCGTCAAGGACACCACCAACCTGATCGTCCTGAACAACACCGGGGTGACCGACATTGCCGGCAACACGGGCACCGGTACCACCAACTCGGCCAACTTCACCATCGACACCGTGCTGCCGACGGCCACCATAGTGGTCGCGGATACCTCGCTGAACATCGGTGAAACCTCGCTGGTGACCGTGACCTTCTCTGAAGCCGTGACCGGTTTCAGCAATGCCGATTTGACCATCGCTAACGGCACACTCACGGCGGTAAGCAGCAGTGACGGCGGCATTACCTGGACGGCAACGTTTACGCCGACCAGCGCGATCACCGATGCGACCAACCTGATCACTCTGGACAACACTGGCGTACAAAACGCCTCGGGCAACGCCGGTAGCGGCACCACCGACTCCAACAACTACGCCATCGACACCCAGCGTCCGACCGCGACCATCGTCGTGGCCGATCCAGCCTTGGGCGTCGGCCAGACCACGCTGGTGACCATCACCTTCAGCGAAGCGGTGAGCGGTTTCGATAACAGCGACCTGACTATCGACAACGCCACCCTGAGCAACGTCAGCAGCAGCGACGGCGGGATTACCTGGACAGCCACGTTGACGCCGTTGGCCGGCATCACCGACACCAGCAACATCGTGCGCCTGGACAATACTGGCGTGCAGGATCTGTCCGGCAACGCTGGCAGCGGCACCACCGATTCGAATAATTACGCCGTCGATAGCCAGCGCCCAACCGCCACCATCGTGTTGAGCGACACCACCCTGAAACCGGGCGAAACCTCGCTGGTGACCATCACCTTCAGCGAAGCGGTCAGCGGTTTCGATAACAGTGACCTGACCATCGCCAACGGCACCTTGAGTGCGGTGAGCAGCAGCGACGGCGGCATTACCTGGACCGCGACCTTCACCCCGACCATTGGTGTGACGGACGCGACCAACGTGATCACCCTCAACAACACCGGCATCGCCGATGTGGCCGGTAACGCGGGCGCAGGCACCACCGATTCCGCCAACTACGTGGTAGAAACCAGCTTGCCGACCGCGACCATCGTGGTCGCCGACAACGCCCTCAAGGCCGGTGAAACGTCGGCGGTGACCATCACCTTCAGCGAAGCCGTCAGCGGTTTCACCAACGCCGACCTGACCATCGCCAACGGCACGTTGAGCAATGTCAGCAGCAGCGACGGCGGTATCACCTGGACCGCGACTTTCACCCCGACCACCAACGTGACCGGCACCACCAACCTGATCAGCCTCGACAACACCGGCGTGATCAACGGTTCGGGCAACAGCGGCGTGGGTGTGACCAATTCCAACAACTACGCGATCGACACCGCGCGGCCGACCGCGACCATCGTGGTGGCGGACAACCGCTTGGGCATCGGCGAGACCACCACGGTCACCATCACCTTCACCGAAGCGGTATCCGGTTTTGACCTGTCGGACCTCAGCGTCGCCAATGGTAACCTGTCCAACCTGCTCAGCAGTGACGGCGGCAAAACCTGGACGGCGACCCTGACCCCGACGGCCAACATCAACGACACCACCAACCTGATCCTGCTCGACAGCAGCAATGTCGCGGACGCCGCCGGCAATGCTGGCGCCGGGATCGCGATCTCCAACAACTACGCGCTCGATGCCACGCGGCCGACCGCAACCATCGTGGTCGCCAACCCGAACCTGGGCATGGGCCAGACTACGCTGGTGACGATCACCTTCAGCGAAGCGGTGAACAACTTCGACCTGTCGGACCTCAGCGTGACCAACGGCGAACTGACCAACCTGGCCAGCAGCGACGGCGGCAAGACCTGGATCGGCACCTTCACGCCGACCGCCAACATCACCGACCCGAGCAACTTCATCGCGCTGGACACCAGCAACGTCAGCGACCTGGCGGGTAACACCGGCGATGGCGTGGCGGTGTCCAACAACTACGTGATCGACGGCGAGCGGCCGACCGCCACGGTCGTTGTGGCCAACCCGAACCTGGGCGTGGGCCAGACCTCTCTGGTGACCTTCACCTTCAACGAAGCAGTGAGCGGTTTCGACCTGTCCGACGTCAACGTGGCCAACGGCACTTTGTCTAACCTGTCGAGCAACGACGGTGGCAAAACCTGGACCGCGACCCTGACGCCGACCAGCAACCTGAGCAACGCCAATAACGCGATCAGCCTGAACGTCGCGGGCGTGACGGACGGCTCGGGCAACGCCGGCAGCGGCACCAGCCAATCGAACGGTTACGCGATCAACACCGTGCCGGCACCGTCGGCGACGATTGTGGTGGTGCCGCCGGATCCGGAGTTCCGCGTCTCGCAACCCGTGACCGTTCCTGACCAGCCGCACCTGCCGCTGCAACCGGTCATCTTCGCCGCGCCAACCGGCACGCTGGCCTCGCCGCTGACGTTTGCGCCGTTGTTCGAAGACCGGGTGCTGGGGGACGGCATCCGGCCATTGGGCGACATCTTCATCAACCGCGGGGCGCTGGCGCCGAGCTTTATTGCCCAGGTGTTCAGCAGCAGCGACAGCGGCACGGGCGATGGTTCGGGCCACGGCTTCCTCGGGTTTGGTGGCGGCGATGGCGGTGTGTTCAGCACCAGTACGTTGTCGAGCCTGTTCAATCAGGACACCAGCGCCGAGCGCGATTCGCTGAACAGTTTCGGCAGTCATTCGATTCGTGGCGGCGACGCTGCCCAAGGCCTGCGCGGCGTGTTTGGCGCGCCGAGCCTGAGTCAGCAACTACAAGAAATCAAAGACACCGAGCAACGGCAGGTCAACAGCCTGGCCGCGGCTTTGCAACAAGTCGGCATCAGCGAAATGCAGGCTTGA
- a CDS encoding sulfotransferase family protein: protein MKGLQQYHFISGLPRSGSTLLAAILLQNPRFHAGMSSPVGTLFTSVLEQCSAGSEFGSVIDTPLRRRLLRGLFDSYYADQADKPVVFDTNRQWCSRLPALQDLFPKAKTIACVRNVAWVMDSLERLYRANPFENTKLFNDEVERNTVYSRCETLAQRNRLVGFAWTALKEAYYGENAESLLIVDYDLLSQAPERVLRLVYEFIGEPWFEHDFDNLVYDAPEFDQALGVSGLHRVKPKVALESRRTILPPDLFDKYAELSFWHDGSSSAANVIRMKSDAAIN from the coding sequence GTGAAGGGATTGCAGCAGTATCACTTTATATCCGGGCTGCCACGCTCAGGTTCTACCCTGCTGGCGGCTATTTTGCTGCAAAACCCACGCTTTCATGCCGGCATGAGCAGCCCTGTTGGCACCCTCTTTACCAGCGTTCTCGAACAATGCAGCGCCGGCAGCGAATTTGGCTCGGTCATCGACACGCCATTGCGTCGCCGTCTGTTGCGCGGGTTGTTCGACTCCTACTACGCCGACCAGGCCGACAAACCCGTCGTCTTCGATACCAATCGCCAGTGGTGTTCGCGCCTGCCCGCGTTGCAGGACCTGTTTCCCAAGGCCAAAACCATTGCCTGTGTGCGCAACGTCGCCTGGGTGATGGACAGCCTCGAGCGCCTCTACCGCGCCAACCCGTTCGAGAACACCAAGCTGTTCAACGACGAAGTCGAGCGCAACACCGTCTACAGCCGTTGTGAAACCCTGGCCCAGCGCAATCGCCTGGTGGGTTTCGCCTGGACCGCGCTCAAGGAAGCCTACTACGGCGAAAACGCCGAGTCCTTGCTGATTGTCGATTACGACCTGCTCAGTCAGGCGCCCGAAAGGGTCCTTCGGCTGGTCTACGAATTCATTGGCGAGCCGTGGTTCGAGCATGACTTCGATAACCTCGTCTACGACGCGCCGGAGTTTGACCAGGCCCTCGGCGTCTCGGGGTTGCATCGGGTCAAGCCCAAGGTTGCATTGGAGTCACGGCGCACGATCCTGCCGCCGGACTTGTTCGACAAATATGCTGAGCTTTCCTTTTGGCACGATGGGTCCTCCAGCGCCGCCAATGTCATTCGTATGAAATCCGACGCCGCGATCAATTAA
- a CDS encoding glycosyltransferase family 39 protein has protein sequence MEYRRETELAGKPDGRAGRTRATALSPLPQWLADYGFWLILVLAAAVRFYDLTAAAIWGDEGSSLLMSQYSLGDIWFHAAHDVHPPLYFMLLHGWIELFGDGIFSIRSLSALPGIATVALGFWLVRLVANPRAALLAGLLLALLPTAVRYSQEVRMYSLLGLWLLGATIALVYWVKHPLRTRYLAIYALLLTAGFYTHYFTALCVVAHWTYLLLLRLHPTHPVKLITRPAWWLSNVAIVALFMPWLPGLIDLLQHLDQLKANGDVGWELPVTLSSLPSMVWDFLIQDDGDALPWPIFIALPLLLLVVIAVTVVRDRSLFRWSALLAIYTLLPLLTVYGVSFISPVFVERYLTAFALGLPLILALAIDRLWDGFRVLALALLVLLLGTELVGLKTNATIDVNDQTSVMVEFVNQHYVEGDQIVISDLLWYMPYVYYNRTDAAPMLYTPPLTDGTSSRPNAYGFGTLVDDNAEKIYLDHLSELPPGTGRVWLISTADQPDEFAPLPTGWQKVSETEAGNNRARLFLMSARKP, from the coding sequence ATGGAGTACCGCAGGGAAACAGAGCTTGCCGGCAAGCCGGATGGGCGTGCCGGGCGTACTCGTGCCACGGCGTTGTCGCCGCTGCCGCAATGGCTGGCTGATTACGGGTTCTGGCTGATTCTGGTGCTGGCCGCTGCCGTGCGTTTTTACGACCTCACCGCTGCCGCTATTTGGGGCGATGAAGGCTCCAGTTTGCTGATGAGCCAATATTCCTTGGGCGATATCTGGTTTCACGCCGCCCATGACGTGCACCCGCCGCTGTATTTCATGCTGCTGCACGGCTGGATCGAATTATTTGGCGACGGCATTTTCTCGATCCGCAGCTTGAGCGCATTGCCGGGTATTGCCACGGTGGCGCTGGGGTTCTGGCTGGTGCGGCTGGTGGCCAATCCCCGGGCCGCGCTGCTTGCCGGTTTGTTGCTGGCGCTGCTGCCCACAGCGGTGCGCTACAGCCAGGAAGTGCGCATGTATTCGCTGCTGGGGCTGTGGTTGCTCGGAGCGACAATCGCGCTGGTGTATTGGGTCAAGCACCCCCTGCGCACGCGTTATCTGGCGATCTATGCGCTACTGCTGACAGCGGGGTTCTACACCCACTACTTCACGGCCCTGTGCGTGGTTGCCCACTGGACTTATCTGTTGCTGCTGCGCCTGCATCCAACCCATCCGGTGAAACTCATCACCCGCCCGGCCTGGTGGCTGAGCAACGTCGCGATAGTCGCGTTGTTCATGCCCTGGTTGCCTGGCCTGATCGATCTGCTGCAGCACCTCGATCAGCTAAAAGCCAACGGTGATGTGGGCTGGGAACTGCCGGTTACCCTGAGTTCACTGCCGTCGATGGTCTGGGACTTTCTGATTCAGGACGATGGCGATGCCTTGCCCTGGCCAATCTTCATTGCACTGCCGCTGCTGTTGCTGGTGGTGATCGCGGTGACGGTTGTGCGCGACCGCAGTCTATTTCGCTGGAGTGCCTTGCTCGCTATCTACACCCTGTTGCCGTTGCTGACGGTGTACGGCGTATCGTTTATCTCGCCGGTATTTGTCGAGCGCTACCTGACCGCTTTTGCGCTGGGCTTGCCGCTGATCCTGGCGCTGGCCATCGACCGGTTGTGGGATGGCTTTCGCGTGCTGGCGCTGGCGTTGCTGGTGCTGCTGCTCGGCACTGAGCTGGTGGGGCTGAAGACCAATGCCACGATTGATGTGAATGACCAGACCAGCGTGATGGTGGAATTCGTTAATCAGCATTACGTCGAGGGCGACCAGATCGTCATCAGCGACCTGCTCTGGTACATGCCCTATGTCTATTACAACCGCACTGACGCCGCGCCGATGCTCTATACCCCTCCGTTGACCGATGGCACTTCCAGCCGTCCGAATGCCTACGGGTTTGGCACGCTTGTGGACGACAACGCGGAAAAAATCTACCTCGACCACCTGAGTGAACTGCCGCCAGGTACGGGTCGAGTATGGTTGATCAGCACCGCCGACCAGCCAGACGAATTCGCCCCGCTACCCACAGGCTGGCAAAAAGTCAGTGAAACGGAGGCTGGCAACAACCGTGCACGGCTATTTTTGATGTCAGCCCGCAAGCCTTGA